The DNA segment AGAGCACTTGTGGATCACAGTCTGGGATAGAGCAACAGcatctcctctcccttccatGGACAAAGTTGTGTATTCTTCTACAAGGAAGAGAGGAATCCAATGGTGAAGGCTGCCATCTAGCACGAAGTTTTCAAATAAGGACTCTTAAAGTCATGCCTCCACGATGAGGAATGGCTCTTAAAATGGTGACTTGGCATGCCGTGTTTCCACTCTGTCTTACTGATTGATATTCCTTTCTTTCAGATCTACAGTTCCAATGTGGCCAGCACTGTTTGGGGTCAGCCAGACTTAAGGCTCCCACCGACATATGCTGCTTTTGTGAACGGTGTGGCTGTAAGGAGGTTTACATCTTTTCTAATTTTAGGCAATCATAATAATTTCAGAGCCAGGAAATATCTCAGAAATTGCTCAATTTCCATGTTTCACTGATAAGtcattgaggttcagagagataaAGTGGTCGGCCCTCTCTTCTATGTAGTTATTGATGCTTTACAGTGAACTGACGCTTTTCAAACACACTGTGAAGTAGAGGGAATCAGTTGGAGGATTTAGATAAAAATACCCTTATGGTATCTAACTTTGAACATCTacagcaaaaaatataaaacccaCTATCAAGACTCAATTCCTTTTGTTGTGGCCACTACCAGTTCTTATTCAGTAACCAGCTTTTCATCTATcctttcattcaacagatatttactgagaaaGAAACAGTGGCCATATGGTGTCTATATTTTCTGAAGCAAAAATCAGCACTTTTCATCTGACAATGTTTATACTTTGTCTGTGTGTCAGCAGCAGTCTGTATCTATATACAAGATATAATTTAGACACGAATGTGTTGGGATGTCTGAGATAGTTTTATGTTTTGTGGAACAGTAGTTCAGAATACTGATACAATAGTGTATCCCAGAGTAAATGTCCAGCAAGCAGTGTCCAGATCAGCTACATCCAAGAGCCATGGAAATCGATTTTTAAGTGAACTTCTGACTATTACTATTTCATATCAGGGATAAGCAAATGGCTAGGATGAAGAGGAATAAAACCTCATAgcagaaaataatgattttaaaatataccttaaTAGTTAATCTGGGTTTGAGAGTTCTTGCAACTTccctgtaagtttgaaattatttcataacAAAACGGTACAAAAATATATGGCCTGATATGGAATAAATGGCATTAAACTTTCAGTGCAGCTTgtctggagggtgggggaggaagagaggaacagCCGCCTAACTTCACAGCTTTGTTTTTAAGCACTCTTTCCGGGTGCTGTGGCAGAGAGCTCTGGTTACCTGGGTAAGAGCCAAGCTCACTGGGGCTCTCTAGCTGCTCCCTAAAGTCCTGCCTGCTCTAAGCAGAGGACAGCACATCCAGTACCCCGCCATATGATTAAGAATTACAGCCGGTTTACaggttttattttcagataatcaGAGCTAAAAATCTCATATCAAATAGAGTTATTACTAAATTAAACCCCTACTGGTCCAAAAGCCATTGCATTCAGGTAAATCTaatttggtttttggttgttgtttgtgtgtgtatgtttacatAGATTCACTCAATGGATTTTGATGATACATGGCATCCTGCCACCCACCCTTCTGGAGCGGTCCTTCCTGTCCTGCTGGCTTTATCAGAAGCTCTGCCTCCAAGTCCAAAGTGTTCTGGCCTTGATCTGCTCTTAGCTTTCAATGTTGGGATTGAAGTGCAAGGCCAATTACTGCGTTTCTCCAAGGAAGCCAATGACATACCAaagaggtagggagagaatcTGCCCATCCAGAGGTAGATGCATTCCCCCTTGACTTGTCCACTGTTCTCTCTGTAGAGCTTTCTGACATAGAGGTGAGTTAGATCAGCTGGAGATATTAACATTAGTGCTGAGAGCTAAGTCAATTCTCCAGCCACACAGAAAACCATATATCCATATACTGAGGTATGACCccagaagaaataatgaaaaatccCATTTGGGTTTAGAGAATCAACTAACCACAACCATAAAATAAATTGGGGCCTCTCATCCTAGGGCGATTCACGTCATTTTGGCACCCAAGGTACTCTGAATATTCCTAGTCTCATCTCAGAGCAGAATCTACTTTGATATTTGCTGAGGTCCTTCAGATTGAGAACATTCAGAAGATCCTGAACCTGACTGTTCAACCCATAGAGCAAAAATAGTCACATGCTGGCTATATCATGTGATTcaatcttatatttatttttccacttgatCCAGCCTGCTAGCAGAGGAGTAGATTGGAATACTGGGCGAATTTTCAATTTCTGCAAGGCCCTCCATTTTTATAGCTACTTACATGGGATTTCAGCAAGCAGCAACTTTTGCCTTTCTGGCAATAACTATAAAGAATTTATTGTGTCAGGCACTGATGGAAGCATGTGAATTCATTCAAAACTCACAAAACCCTATGAGACAGATATTATTGTCACCATGTTATGTAAGAGGAAACAGGTACAGACAAGTTGaataactttcccaagatcacacagcccgTACGTggtagagctgagatttgaacccaggcagcagGGCTCCATTGTCTACATTCCCGACTATCATACCATACTGCCTCCTACTGACTGAGGTCTGTAAATCTCCAActctttgcttttttgctttccaGATTTCATCCCCCCTCAGTGGTAGGAACCTTGGGTAGTGCTGCTGCTACATCCAAGTTTTTGGGGCTCAGCATGACAAAGTGCCGAGAGGCCCTGGCTATTGCTGTTTCTCATGCCGGGGCACCCATAGCAAACGCTGCCACTCAGACCAAGCCTCTTCATATCGGCAATGCTGCCAGGCATGGGATGGAAGCCGCTTTTCTGGCAATGCTGGGTCTCCAAGGAAACAGACAAATCTTGGACATGCAGACAGGGTTTGGGGCCTTCTATGCCAACTATTCCCCAAAAGTTCTTCCAAACCTAGATTCTCACACTTGGCTGCTGGACCAGCAGGATGTGGCCTTCAAGCGGTTCCCTGCACATTTGGCCACCCACTGGGTGGCAGACGCAGCTGCATCTGTGAGAAAGCACCTTGTAACAGACAGAGCCCTGCTTCCCATTGACCGCATTGCAAGAATTGTGCTCAGAATTCCAGATGTCCAG comes from the Prionailurus bengalensis isolate Pbe53 chromosome A1, Fcat_Pben_1.1_paternal_pri, whole genome shotgun sequence genome and includes:
- the ACOD1 gene encoding cis-aconitate decarboxylase; its protein translation is MQSEYSTVLTLFPLKSVTESFARVIHGLTVEHLTDHVIQRSKRMILDTLGVGFLGTNTEVFHKASEYSKIYSSNVASTVWGQPDLRLPPTYAAFVNGVAIHSMDFDDTWHPATHPSGAVLPVLLALSEALPPSPKCSGLDLLLAFNVGIEVQGQLLRFSKEANDIPKRFHPPSVVGTLGSAAATSKFLGLSMTKCREALAIAVSHAGAPIANAATQTKPLHIGNAARHGMEAAFLAMLGLQGNRQILDMQTGFGAFYANYSPKVLPNLDSHTWLLDQQDVAFKRFPAHLATHWVADAAASVRKHLVTDRALLPIDRIARIVLRIPDVQYVNRPFPDSEHEARHSFQFVACATLLDGGITVPSFHKCQINRPQVRELLSKVELEHPQDNLPSFNTLYCEISVTLNDGATFTERSDTFYGHWRKPLSQEDLREKFRANASSVLSCDTVDRLTEMVENLEDLEDCSVLTTLLKGPSSPEMVSKSI